A DNA window from Syntrophales bacterium contains the following coding sequences:
- a CDS encoding 30S ribosomal protein S1, giving the protein MVNDDNKTAGQMSEQEESAVMNGDTGNASGQAEAMTFDELFEQSLQDVTIGKMVTGRVVEITGEFIMLDVGYKTEGRVSVAEFKGEDDAITCAVGDEIDVVVDRKTEEDLILSREKAVRAKIWDDIVEAHANKTCVEGIIVRKVKGGLTVDVKCVSAFLPGSQVDIRPVRDLDRYIGEKMEFEVLKYDRKRNNVVLSRKTILEQEQEEQKKKVLEMLREGLVLDGIVKNITDYGLFVDLGGIDGLLHITDMSWGRIRHPSENYARGDAIRVKVLSFDPERERVSLGLKQLTENPWDSIVEQYPVGAVIEGKVVSIMDYGSFVEVAPGVEGLVHVSEMFWTKKIRHPSKVVSVGDTVNVQVLDVDPENKRISLGLKQTMPNPWELIKEQYPEGSIIKGKIKNVADFGIFVGIDDEIDGLVHISDLTWKKRVKHPSELYRKGQEIEATVLNIDVDNGKFSLGIKQLEPNPWEQLKEKYGIGGTVTGVVTNVTDFGVFVEIEEGIEGLVHISELSKNRVKTAKDVLSLGETVTAIIKSIDMENQKVGLSIKDYEQSAEPSAQRQYVNNNEKVVSNLGDLLANIKM; this is encoded by the coding sequence ATGGTTAACGATGACAACAAAACAGCCGGACAGATGAGTGAACAGGAAGAAAGCGCGGTAATGAACGGTGACACCGGAAACGCGTCCGGGCAGGCAGAGGCGATGACCTTTGACGAGCTCTTTGAACAGAGCCTGCAGGATGTGACAATCGGGAAAATGGTGACCGGCCGGGTCGTGGAAATAACCGGCGAATTCATCATGCTTGACGTGGGATACAAAACCGAGGGACGGGTCAGTGTCGCCGAATTCAAGGGTGAGGACGATGCCATAACCTGTGCCGTTGGTGATGAGATAGATGTGGTGGTGGATCGAAAGACCGAAGAGGACCTGATTCTTTCCCGGGAGAAGGCGGTACGGGCCAAGATATGGGATGACATCGTCGAGGCTCACGCCAACAAGACCTGTGTGGAGGGAATTATCGTAAGGAAGGTGAAGGGGGGCCTCACCGTCGACGTGAAGTGCGTCTCGGCATTTCTTCCGGGGTCTCAGGTGGATATCCGCCCTGTGAGGGATCTCGATCGATACATAGGCGAAAAAATGGAATTCGAGGTTCTCAAGTACGACAGAAAAAGAAACAATGTCGTGCTTTCACGTAAAACCATCCTCGAGCAGGAACAGGAAGAGCAGAAGAAGAAGGTCCTGGAGATGCTCAGAGAAGGCCTGGTGCTTGACGGTATCGTGAAGAACATCACAGACTACGGTCTCTTCGTGGATCTGGGAGGAATCGACGGTCTTCTTCACATCACGGACATGTCCTGGGGACGAATTCGGCACCCTTCGGAAAACTATGCCCGGGGCGATGCGATCCGGGTAAAGGTTCTGAGCTTCGATCCCGAACGGGAACGGGTATCCCTGGGTTTGAAGCAGCTGACGGAGAATCCTTGGGACAGCATCGTTGAACAGTATCCCGTGGGCGCTGTCATTGAAGGCAAGGTCGTCAGCATCATGGACTACGGAAGCTTCGTGGAAGTGGCGCCCGGCGTGGAAGGCCTGGTGCATGTGTCCGAAATGTTCTGGACCAAAAAGATCCGTCACCCCTCGAAGGTAGTATCCGTAGGTGATACGGTCAACGTGCAGGTGCTCGATGTGGACCCTGAAAACAAGCGGATATCCCTGGGCCTCAAGCAGACCATGCCCAATCCATGGGAACTCATAAAAGAGCAGTATCCCGAAGGAAGCATTATTAAAGGTAAAATAAAGAATGTCGCCGACTTCGGCATTTTTGTCGGCATAGATGACGAAATCGACGGCCTGGTGCATATTTCGGATCTGACCTGGAAAAAACGCGTGAAACACCCCTCGGAGCTCTACCGGAAGGGTCAGGAAATCGAGGCCACGGTACTCAACATCGATGTGGATAACGGCAAATTTTCGCTGGGCATCAAGCAGCTCGAACCAAACCCCTGGGAGCAGCTGAAGGAGAAATACGGAATCGGCGGTACCGTGACGGGAGTTGTCACCAATGTTACCGATTTCGGGGTTTTCGTCGAAATCGAGGAAGGTATCGAAGGCCTGGTACACATATCGGAATTGAGCAAAAATCGTGTCAAGACGGCAAAAGACGTCTTGAGCCTCGGAGAAACGGTGACGGCGATCATCAAAAGTATCGATATGGAAAACCAGAAGGTCGGGCTGAGCATCAAGGATTACGAGCAGTCAGCTGAACCGTCAGCCCAGCGCCAGTATGTAAACAACAACGAAAAGGTCGTCTCAAATCTCGGTGACTTGCTGGCGAACATAAAAATGTAA
- the sppA gene encoding signal peptide peptidase SppA yields the protein MRKHPILFGLLLLAVMGLLFFLVAQAVLLFTGERDGHSGRPKVAVIEVEGMITDSRDVVEQLDEYGKSRDIRAIVIRVNSPGGGVVPSQEIYEKILKVRKSKKVVASMGTVAASGGYYVASATEHIMANPGTITGSIGVLMQFPQLRELLDKVGLRTQVIKSGSYKDTGSPLRDITDEELSILQAVVDDIHEQFVEAVQANRSIPRENILKIGESMIFTGRQALEEGLVDQLGGLEDAIAVAASLAGIDGEPLVVYKKKRETLLRYLIRELASGVSDIMVNGGTGISYVYREDYRLGY from the coding sequence ATGAGAAAACATCCCATTCTATTCGGCCTGTTGCTGCTTGCGGTAATGGGCCTGCTGTTTTTTCTGGTCGCGCAGGCCGTTCTTCTCTTCACCGGTGAACGCGACGGACACTCGGGCCGGCCGAAGGTCGCCGTCATCGAAGTGGAGGGCATGATAACCGATTCCCGGGACGTTGTGGAGCAACTCGATGAATATGGAAAATCCCGGGACATACGGGCCATCGTCATCAGAGTCAACTCGCCCGGCGGCGGTGTCGTTCCATCACAGGAAATATACGAGAAGATACTGAAGGTCAGGAAAAGCAAGAAGGTCGTGGCATCCATGGGGACCGTGGCCGCTTCGGGCGGATACTATGTCGCCTCGGCGACCGAGCATATCATGGCCAACCCGGGTACCATTACGGGCAGCATCGGTGTTCTCATGCAATTCCCCCAGCTCCGGGAACTGCTCGATAAGGTGGGGCTGCGGACCCAGGTCATCAAGAGCGGCTCCTATAAAGACACGGGTTCACCTCTGCGGGACATTACTGATGAGGAATTGAGCATTCTCCAGGCCGTGGTGGACGATATTCACGAGCAGTTCGTGGAGGCCGTCCAGGCGAACCGGTCCATCCCCCGTGAAAATATCCTGAAAATCGGAGAGTCCATGATTTTCACGGGACGGCAGGCCCTGGAAGAAGGCCTGGTCGATCAACTGGGCGGGCTGGAAGACGCCATAGCCGTCGCCGCGTCCCTGGCCGGCATCGATGGTGAACCCCTCGTTGTTTACAAGAAAAAGCGTGAAACGCTGCTCCGATATCTCATCAGGGAACTGGCGTCAGGCGTTTCAGATATTATGGTCAACGGCGGTACCGGTATCAGCTACGTTTACCGGGAAGATTACCGGCTCGGATACTGA
- a CDS encoding integration host factor subunit beta, whose product MTKQQLVESLRDRLPDYKPGDLAIAVDILFDSIRDALIEGDRIEIRGFGVFSVKTRKPRVGRNPRTGESVFIPERRTLLFKPGKKLKEMVDYA is encoded by the coding sequence ATGACAAAACAGCAACTGGTCGAAAGTCTGCGGGATCGATTGCCTGACTACAAGCCGGGAGACCTGGCGATTGCGGTGGATATTCTTTTTGATTCTATACGGGACGCCCTGATTGAGGGTGACAGGATCGAAATCCGGGGCTTCGGAGTCTTTTCCGTAAAAACCAGGAAACCGAGAGTGGGTCGCAATCCCAGGACCGGGGAATCCGTCTTCATTCCGGAGCGACGGACCCTCTTGTTCAAGCCAGGGAAAAAATTAAAAGAAATGGTGGATTACGCGTAA
- a CDS encoding enoyl-CoA hydratase/isomerase family protein, producing the protein MYSNYNTIIVSREDGFATVTLNRPRELNALSREMQLELIDCFTRMEDDNTVRAVIVTGGDYVFSAGMDLKEIAPRPDNDGNNDNYILFTVKYLQKIYTFKRPVIAAVGGIALGGGFNLATVCDMIIASETAIFGHPELKFGLNPLFDPLSRFVGAAKAKEITMLGEPMGAKEAHRIGLVNKVLPPEMFMEEARAMARELAQRPERAIEAVKKLSDIVHRLDKKTALEHEVEISALLYNLKESREQMQRFLEELAAKKKKQNQS; encoded by the coding sequence ATGTACTCAAACTACAATACCATTATAGTTTCCCGCGAGGACGGGTTTGCCACGGTTACTCTGAACCGTCCGAGGGAGTTGAACGCGCTGTCGCGTGAGATGCAGCTGGAGCTGATCGATTGCTTCACCAGGATGGAAGATGACAACACGGTACGGGCCGTCATAGTCACCGGCGGTGACTACGTGTTCTCGGCGGGTATGGATCTCAAGGAAATCGCGCCCCGTCCTGATAACGACGGCAACAACGACAATTACATTCTCTTTACCGTCAAGTACCTGCAGAAAATCTACACCTTCAAGCGGCCCGTCATAGCCGCCGTCGGGGGCATCGCCCTGGGGGGAGGGTTCAACCTCGCCACGGTCTGCGATATGATCATCGCGTCGGAAACGGCCATCTTCGGCCATCCCGAATTAAAGTTCGGCCTGAACCCGCTCTTCGATCCCCTGTCCCGATTCGTCGGGGCGGCCAAGGCAAAGGAAATCACCATGCTGGGAGAGCCGATGGGGGCGAAGGAGGCCCACCGCATCGGTCTGGTGAACAAGGTTCTCCCGCCGGAAATGTTCATGGAGGAAGCCAGGGCCATGGCACGTGAACTGGCCCAGCGGCCTGAGCGGGCCATTGAAGCCGTGAAGAAACTCTCGGACATCGTTCATCGTCTGGACAAAAAAACGGCACTGGAACATGAGGTCGAGATATCTGCGTTGCTTTACAATCTCAAGGAGAGCAGAGAGCAGATGCAGAGATTTCTCGAGGAACTCGCGGCGAAGAAAAAAAAGCAGAATCAGTCGTGA